One window of the Manihot esculenta cultivar AM560-2 chromosome 14, M.esculenta_v8, whole genome shotgun sequence genome contains the following:
- the LOC122721801 gene encoding uncharacterized protein LOC122721801, with translation KSSHLSKVAEKEIAEDDDKQEEWVSEAYDVKIGEKKQDEVPDIGTSERHYEQGKENTEKLEVMVDPLHAMLIDMIPSLGMKREETMNPILDREKPSVDPAVQPTKKKKVSYKDIVGVFKD, from the coding sequence AAATCGTCACACTTGAGCAAGGTAGCTGAAAAAGAGATTGCTGAAGATGATGATAAACAGGAAGAATGGGTCTCTGAAGCTTATGACGTTAAAATTGGTGAAAAGAAGCAGGATGAAGTTCCTGATATTGGAACCAGTGAACGGCATTATGAGCAGGGGAAAGAAAACACTGAGAAACTAGAAGTTATGGTTGAtccacttcatgccatgttAATTGACATGATTCctagccttggaatgaagagaGAGGAAACTATGAACCCGATTTTGGATCGTGAAAAGCCCTCTGTTGATCCTGCTGTGCAGCCTactaagaaaaagaaagtcagCTACAAGGATATTGTTGGAGTGTTCAAGGATTAA